The Microbacterium sp. LWO12-1.2 genome includes a window with the following:
- a CDS encoding DsbA family oxidoreductase, with protein MSEPISIDIWSDIACPWCYIGKRNLEKGLEAVAGDDDAPEVTVTFHSFELSPDTPVDFDGDEIDFLAGHKGMPRDQVEQMLSNVTGVAKNAGLEYRFDLLQHTNTVKAHELLHFAKAEGLQHEMEERLMSAYFTEGKHVGRIDDLVELAAEVGLDADAAREALESARHLPDVRQDQDQARAYGIQGVPFFVIDGQYGISGAQPPAAFESVLRDLWAKRDEATEESAVV; from the coding sequence GTGAGCGAACCTATCTCCATCGACATCTGGTCCGACATCGCCTGCCCGTGGTGCTACATCGGCAAGCGCAACCTCGAGAAGGGCCTCGAAGCCGTCGCCGGCGACGATGACGCCCCGGAAGTGACGGTGACGTTCCACTCCTTCGAGCTTTCCCCCGACACCCCTGTCGACTTCGACGGCGACGAGATCGACTTCCTCGCCGGGCACAAGGGCATGCCGCGCGACCAGGTCGAGCAGATGCTCTCCAACGTCACGGGTGTGGCCAAGAACGCCGGCCTCGAGTACCGCTTCGACCTGCTGCAGCACACCAACACGGTCAAGGCCCACGAGCTCCTGCACTTCGCGAAGGCCGAGGGTCTGCAGCACGAGATGGAGGAGCGGCTGATGTCCGCCTACTTCACCGAGGGCAAGCACGTCGGTCGCATCGACGACCTCGTCGAGCTCGCGGCCGAGGTCGGTCTCGACGCCGACGCCGCGCGCGAGGCTCTGGAGTCCGCCCGTCACCTGCCGGACGTGCGTCAGGATCAGGACCAGGCGCGTGCCTACGGGATCCAGGGCGTGCCGTTCTTCGTGATCGACGGTCAGTACGGCATCAGTGGCGCGCAGCCGCCCGCCGCCTTCGAGAGCGTGCTGCGCGACCTCTGGGCCAAGCGCGATGAGGCCACTGAGGAATCCGCCGTCGTCTGA
- the leuA gene encoding 2-isopropylmalate synthase, with the protein MQNTQRPSAMPIHKYRPFHEQINVHLPDRTWPDARITEAPRWCAVDLRDGNQALIDPMSPERKRVMFELLVSMGYKEIEVGFPSASQTDFDFVRQLIEENLIPDDVTIQVLTQAREHLIARTYESIAGAKQAIVHLYNSTSVLQREVVFRTDKQGIIDIALEGARLCRKFEKTIPDTKVYYEYSPESYTGTELEFAVDICNQVIEVFEPTPDRKVIINLPATVEMASPNVYADSIEWMSRHLAHRENVILSLHPHNDRGTAIAAAELGYMAGADRIEGCLFGNGERTGNVDIVALGINLFTQGIDPQIDFSDIDQVKRTVEYCNQLPVPERSPWAGDLVFTAFSGSHQDAIKKGFEAMAVRAEAEGVTVEDIEWAVPYLPIDPKDLGRSYEAVIRVNSQSGKGGVAYLLKADHAIDLPRKLQIEFSGVVQAKTDAEGGEVTSDQIWSIFNDEYLPAADTAAKWGRFELLATQTRSDMSGEVVLDVVLRDDDQQVSVTGKGNGPVAAFVEVLRAQGFDITVYDYVEHALSAGGDAQAAAYVELQVADQRLWGVGIDGDISTASLKAIVSGVNRSIRTRQQELAAV; encoded by the coding sequence ATGCAGAACACTCAGCGCCCGTCCGCGATGCCGATCCACAAGTACCGGCCGTTCCACGAGCAGATCAACGTCCACCTGCCTGACCGCACGTGGCCCGATGCCCGCATCACTGAGGCGCCCCGCTGGTGCGCGGTCGATCTCCGCGACGGCAACCAGGCACTGATCGACCCGATGTCGCCTGAGCGCAAGCGCGTCATGTTCGAGTTGCTCGTCAGCATGGGCTACAAGGAGATCGAGGTCGGCTTCCCGTCGGCGAGCCAGACCGACTTCGACTTCGTCCGTCAGCTCATCGAAGAGAACCTGATCCCGGACGACGTCACCATCCAGGTGCTAACCCAGGCGCGCGAGCACCTCATCGCCCGCACCTACGAGTCGATCGCCGGCGCCAAGCAGGCCATCGTGCACCTCTACAACTCCACGAGCGTGCTGCAGCGCGAGGTAGTGTTCCGCACCGACAAGCAGGGCATCATCGACATCGCGCTCGAGGGCGCTCGGCTGTGCCGCAAGTTCGAGAAGACCATTCCCGACACGAAGGTCTACTACGAGTACTCGCCGGAGAGCTACACCGGCACCGAGCTCGAGTTCGCCGTCGACATCTGCAACCAGGTGATCGAGGTCTTCGAGCCCACCCCTGACCGCAAGGTCATCATCAACCTGCCGGCGACCGTCGAGATGGCGTCGCCGAACGTCTACGCCGACTCGATCGAGTGGATGAGCCGCCACCTCGCCCACCGCGAGAACGTCATCCTGTCGCTGCACCCGCACAACGACCGCGGCACCGCGATCGCCGCGGCAGAGCTCGGCTACATGGCCGGCGCAGACCGCATCGAAGGCTGCCTGTTCGGCAACGGTGAGCGCACCGGCAACGTCGACATCGTCGCGCTGGGCATCAACCTGTTCACGCAGGGCATCGACCCGCAGATCGACTTCAGCGACATCGACCAGGTCAAGCGTACGGTCGAGTACTGCAACCAGCTGCCCGTGCCCGAGCGCAGCCCCTGGGCGGGAGACCTGGTGTTCACGGCGTTCAGCGGATCGCACCAGGACGCGATCAAGAAGGGCTTCGAGGCCATGGCCGTGCGCGCCGAGGCAGAGGGCGTCACGGTCGAGGACATCGAGTGGGCCGTGCCGTATCTGCCCATCGATCCGAAGGACCTGGGGCGTTCCTACGAGGCCGTCATCCGCGTCAACTCGCAGTCCGGCAAGGGCGGCGTCGCCTACCTGCTGAAGGCTGACCACGCGATCGACCTGCCCCGCAAGCTGCAGATCGAGTTCTCGGGCGTCGTGCAGGCGAAGACGGATGCCGAGGGCGGCGAGGTAACGAGCGACCAGATCTGGTCGATCTTCAACGACGAGTACCTGCCCGCCGCCGACACCGCGGCCAAGTGGGGCCGCTTCGAGCTGCTCGCCACGCAGACCCGCAGCGACATGTCGGGCGAGGTCGTGCTCGATGTCGTGCTGCGCGACGACGACCAGCAGGTCTCGGTCACCGGCAAGGGCAACGGTCCGGTCGCGGCCTTCGTCGAGGTGCTGCGCGCGCAGGGCTTCGACATCACGGTCTACGACTATGTCGAGCACGCTCTCAGCGCCGGCGGTGACGCGCAGGCCGCGGCCTACGTCGAGCTGCAGGTCGCTGACCAGCGTCTGTGGGGCGTCGGCATCGACGGTGACATCTCGACCGCGTCGCTCAAGGCGATCGTGTCAGGCGTGAACCGGTCGATCCGCACGCGTCAGCAGGAGCTGGCGGCCGTCTGA
- a CDS encoding trimeric intracellular cation channel family protein — MTEPLFIIPLWADLLGVGLGGVQGAMFASGFQGQRRLDWLGVAIIGIMIGMGGGLIRDILLGQTPATLQSNWYLLTATGAALLGMLLAGLFNRLNTVIVVLDAVVIGMFGAFGTAKALAFGIPPVPAVFIGVCAAVGGGVLRDMLMGLPTSIMHVGSLYAVAAGAGCAFIAIANALAMPITLAAIIGIIVTAVIRVLAVSFDVSLPEQRRLYRRKVAAETGAIAIVKPGIDL; from the coding sequence GTGACCGAACCGCTCTTCATCATTCCGCTCTGGGCGGATCTGCTCGGCGTCGGCCTGGGCGGCGTGCAAGGAGCGATGTTCGCCTCGGGATTCCAGGGGCAGCGACGGCTCGACTGGCTGGGCGTGGCGATCATCGGCATCATGATCGGCATGGGCGGCGGGCTCATCCGCGACATCCTGCTCGGTCAGACGCCCGCGACCCTGCAGAGCAACTGGTACCTCTTGACGGCGACGGGCGCTGCCCTGCTCGGGATGCTGTTGGCCGGGCTCTTCAACCGGCTGAACACCGTCATCGTCGTGCTCGACGCCGTGGTGATCGGGATGTTCGGGGCTTTCGGCACAGCCAAGGCCCTCGCCTTCGGCATCCCGCCGGTCCCCGCCGTCTTCATCGGCGTGTGCGCGGCGGTCGGCGGGGGTGTGCTGCGCGACATGCTGATGGGTCTGCCGACGTCGATCATGCACGTCGGCTCGCTCTATGCGGTGGCCGCGGGCGCCGGGTGCGCGTTCATCGCCATCGCGAACGCTCTGGCGATGCCCATCACCCTGGCGGCGATCATCGGCATCATCGTGACGGCCGTGATCCGGGTGCTCGCGGTCAGCTTCGACGTGTCGCTGCCGGAACAGCGCCGCCTGTACCGCCGCAAGGTCGCCGCCGAGACCGGCGCGATCGCGATCGTCAAGCCCGGCATCGACCTCTAG
- a CDS encoding AAA family ATPase, with protein MLSASDPLPQQPERILVAGVTGSGKTTLAGRIGAMWGLRHVEIDGLFHGPNWTPRPEFLDDVRAFAAEDRWITEWQYTSKGTDEILTPRAHLVVWLDYPYRVVRSRLVGRTLRRSILRTRMWNGNVEKPIWRMWSGEPDENILAWQTKTLHKWEERMPEYAERFPHLTIVRLRHPRETERWLRVQAEASGVSIAPPKRRSRDR; from the coding sequence ATGCTCTCCGCCTCCGATCCCCTGCCGCAGCAGCCGGAGCGCATCCTCGTGGCCGGCGTGACGGGCTCGGGCAAGACGACGCTCGCGGGTCGCATCGGGGCGATGTGGGGACTGCGCCACGTCGAGATCGACGGACTGTTCCACGGGCCGAACTGGACACCGCGCCCCGAGTTCCTCGATGACGTGCGCGCTTTCGCTGCTGAGGACCGCTGGATCACGGAGTGGCAGTACACCAGCAAGGGAACGGACGAGATCCTCACCCCCCGCGCACACCTCGTGGTCTGGCTCGACTACCCGTATCGTGTCGTGCGCTCCCGTCTCGTGGGCCGCACGCTGCGCAGAAGCATCCTGCGCACTCGCATGTGGAACGGCAATGTCGAGAAGCCCATCTGGCGGATGTGGTCAGGAGAGCCGGACGAGAACATCCTGGCGTGGCAGACCAAGACGCTCCACAAGTGGGAGGAGCGGATGCCGGAGTACGCCGAGCGCTTCCCGCACCTCACGATCGTTCGCCTGCGCCATCCACGTGAGACGGAGCGCTGGCTGCGTGTTCAGGCGGAGGCGTCCGGGGTGTCGATCGCCCCGCCGAAGCGGCGGTCGCGCGACAGGTAG
- a CDS encoding quinone oxidoreductase family protein produces the protein MAQHWIATMAGPPEAWSFEEYVVAAPAEGEVTIRVHAAGVNPADAKHVAAPRAGLEFPVPIGYEISGEITAIGPNTRIGSGAAAIGDEVIAFRIYGGYATDIKVPAAKAFAKPATLTHPEAANLLLAGTTAAEMLSVVGAAPGETILLHGASGAVGVSVLQQARLRGIRVIGTASEERFDEVRRFGGIPVRYGGGLIDRVREAAGAPIAAALDAAGTDEAIDASLQLVEDRGCIVTIAAFGRASGDGILAIAGSMPASAKFRDEVRGELTALAQNGDLLVPVARTYPLGQAPEAHRFLATGHPGGKIALIP, from the coding sequence ATGGCACAGCACTGGATCGCCACGATGGCAGGTCCGCCGGAGGCCTGGTCCTTCGAGGAGTACGTCGTCGCTGCCCCGGCCGAGGGCGAAGTCACGATCCGCGTCCATGCAGCCGGCGTGAACCCGGCCGACGCCAAGCACGTCGCAGCCCCACGGGCAGGCCTCGAGTTCCCCGTGCCGATCGGGTACGAGATCTCGGGCGAGATCACGGCCATCGGGCCGAACACGCGCATCGGCTCCGGCGCTGCGGCGATCGGCGACGAGGTCATCGCCTTCCGCATCTACGGCGGGTACGCGACCGACATCAAGGTTCCTGCCGCGAAGGCATTCGCGAAACCCGCGACTCTCACACATCCGGAGGCGGCGAACCTCCTGCTGGCCGGCACCACGGCGGCCGAGATGCTGTCCGTCGTCGGCGCCGCGCCGGGGGAGACGATCCTGCTTCACGGCGCGTCAGGCGCGGTGGGCGTCAGTGTGCTGCAGCAGGCGCGCCTCCGCGGCATCCGTGTGATCGGTACGGCCAGCGAGGAGCGCTTCGACGAGGTCCGTCGTTTCGGCGGAATCCCCGTCCGCTACGGTGGCGGGCTGATCGACCGGGTGCGTGAGGCCGCCGGCGCCCCGATCGCAGCGGCCCTCGACGCTGCCGGCACCGACGAAGCCATCGACGCATCGCTCCAGCTCGTTGAGGATCGAGGGTGCATCGTCACGATCGCCGCCTTCGGCCGAGCATCGGGCGACGGCATCCTCGCGATCGCCGGCTCGATGCCGGCCAGCGCGAAGTTCCGCGATGAGGTGCGGGGTGAGTTGACGGCCCTCGCGCAGAACGGCGACCTCCTCGTGCCCGTGGCGCGGACGTATCCGCTGGGGCAGGCGCCCGAAGCCCACCGCTTCCTCGCGACCGGTCACCCCGGCGGCAAGATCGCGCTGATCCCGTAG
- a CDS encoding isoprenyl transferase — protein sequence MSPKPFTHKDAVAYRPLDWTGVYPPTFPAVPEHVAIVMDGNGRWANRRGLNRVEGHKAGEEVLLDVVAGAIQAGVKHLSVYAFSTENWARSPEEVRFLMGYNRDVLHRRRDQLNEWGVRVRWAGRKPRLWGSVIKELQYAEQLTRGNDTLTLTMCVNYGGRIEIVDAMRSIAADVAAGRVKPNAISEKMIRRHLYVPDMPDVDLFLRSSGEQRTSNFLLWESAYAEMVFLDTLWPDFSREELWRAIGVYLSRDRRFGGAIDTPDASA from the coding sequence GTGAGTCCCAAGCCGTTCACGCACAAGGACGCCGTGGCGTACCGTCCCCTCGACTGGACGGGTGTGTACCCGCCGACGTTCCCCGCCGTGCCCGAGCACGTGGCGATCGTGATGGACGGAAATGGACGGTGGGCCAATCGGCGCGGCCTCAACCGTGTCGAAGGCCACAAGGCCGGCGAGGAAGTGCTGCTCGACGTGGTCGCCGGTGCGATCCAGGCCGGAGTGAAGCACCTCTCGGTATACGCCTTCTCGACCGAGAACTGGGCGCGCTCTCCCGAGGAGGTGCGCTTCCTCATGGGGTACAACCGCGATGTGCTGCACCGTCGACGCGACCAGCTCAACGAGTGGGGCGTGCGCGTGCGCTGGGCTGGGCGCAAGCCGCGGCTGTGGGGCAGCGTCATCAAGGAACTGCAGTATGCGGAGCAGCTCACCCGCGGCAACGACACCCTGACGCTCACGATGTGCGTGAACTACGGCGGTCGAATCGAGATCGTCGACGCGATGCGATCCATCGCCGCGGACGTCGCCGCCGGACGTGTGAAGCCCAACGCGATCAGCGAGAAGATGATCCGCCGGCATCTGTATGTGCCCGACATGCCGGATGTCGACCTGTTCCTGCGCAGCTCGGGGGAGCAGCGCACCTCGAACTTCCTGCTGTGGGAGTCGGCGTATGCCGAGATGGTGTTCCTCGACACCCTCTGGCCGGACTTCTCCCGTGAGGAGCTGTGGCGGGCGATCGGTGTCTACCTGTCGCGCGACCGCCGCTTCGGCGGGGCGATCGACACCCCGGACGCCTCCGCCTGA
- a CDS encoding RNA polymerase sigma factor, producing the protein MNGRSEARNGEREAVFKGIYDTLWAPVQRHVECVVEDDSEVAEIVSDVFLLAWRKLDVAKPLGLIWLIRAADNKLKDRERSRRARARAMDTVHAVYAAPSDDDMLDNLAVRQAVATVLTQRERRIVMLAYWDQLAAGEIAELLRCSQASVWKTLSRARKKLEVELGLGDGEAAAEARRAVEAARPAPRMTG; encoded by the coding sequence ATGAACGGCCGGTCGGAGGCGCGCAACGGCGAGCGGGAAGCTGTCTTCAAAGGGATCTACGACACGCTCTGGGCGCCCGTGCAACGCCACGTGGAGTGCGTGGTCGAAGACGACTCGGAAGTGGCGGAGATCGTGTCCGACGTCTTCCTGCTGGCCTGGCGCAAACTTGATGTCGCCAAGCCGCTCGGACTGATCTGGCTGATCAGGGCCGCCGATAACAAGCTGAAGGATCGCGAGCGCAGCCGCCGCGCACGGGCGCGCGCGATGGACACGGTGCACGCCGTGTATGCGGCGCCGAGCGATGACGACATGCTTGACAACCTGGCGGTGCGCCAGGCGGTCGCTACGGTGCTGACGCAGCGGGAGCGTCGCATCGTGATGCTCGCGTACTGGGATCAACTCGCGGCAGGGGAGATCGCCGAGTTGCTCCGCTGCTCGCAGGCCTCTGTGTGGAAGACCCTGAGCAGGGCGCGGAAGAAGCTCGAGGTGGAGCTCGGGCTCGGCGACGGTGAAGCAGCGGCCGAGGCGCGACGGGCCGTGGAGGCGGCGCGTCCTGCGCCGCGGATGACCGGATGA
- a CDS encoding glutathione peroxidase, which translates to MTDSALRSIPFTDAQGNEKTLDDLGADVVLVVNVASKCGLTPQYEQLEELQRLYGDRGFSVVGFPCNQFFGQEPGSVEQILEFCSTTYGVSFPVNDKVKVNGKNASDLYKALKEAPDAGGKAGRVEWNFEKFLVLPDGEVLRFRPKQKPNDPEIVGAIEAALTR; encoded by the coding sequence ATGACCGATTCTGCGCTCCGTTCGATCCCGTTCACCGACGCCCAGGGCAATGAGAAGACCCTGGATGACCTCGGTGCCGATGTCGTCCTGGTGGTGAACGTCGCCTCGAAGTGCGGGCTCACCCCGCAGTACGAGCAGCTCGAAGAGCTCCAGCGCCTGTACGGCGACCGCGGCTTCTCTGTCGTCGGATTCCCGTGCAACCAGTTCTTCGGCCAGGAGCCCGGCTCCGTCGAGCAGATCCTCGAGTTCTGCTCCACCACCTACGGGGTGAGCTTCCCCGTCAATGACAAGGTGAAGGTCAACGGCAAGAACGCGTCCGACCTCTACAAGGCGCTCAAGGAGGCTCCGGATGCCGGCGGCAAGGCCGGTCGCGTGGAGTGGAACTTCGAGAAGTTCCTGGTGCTCCCCGACGGTGAGGTGCTCCGCTTCCGCCCGAAGCAGAAGCCGAACGACCCGGAGATCGTCGGCGCGATCGAAGCCGCGCTCACCCGCTAG
- the recO gene encoding DNA repair protein RecO, which translates to MPTYRDEAVILRTHKLGEADRIVIMLSRRHGKLRAVAKGVRRTSSKFGSRLEPFMVADVQLYQGRSLDIVQQAESLGAYGSEIAAHYERYTAANAMVETADRLSDSEATSDQYLLLVGGLRALSRGEHVPRSILDSYLLRVMALSGWAPSLEDCARCAAPGPHTTFVAQLGGLICADCAPAGSPRVAEKTLSLLRSLMRGEWDVIDAAPHSDTAAASGLVAAYAQWHLERGIRSLAHVSDIPREGAR; encoded by the coding sequence GTGCCCACCTACCGAGACGAAGCGGTGATCCTGCGCACTCACAAGCTCGGTGAGGCGGATCGCATCGTCATCATGCTCTCTCGGCGCCACGGCAAGCTGCGTGCCGTCGCGAAGGGGGTGCGCCGCACCTCGTCGAAGTTCGGTTCCCGGCTGGAACCGTTCATGGTCGCCGACGTTCAGCTGTACCAGGGGCGCTCGCTCGACATCGTGCAGCAGGCGGAGTCCCTCGGCGCCTACGGCTCCGAGATCGCGGCGCACTATGAGCGCTACACCGCGGCGAACGCGATGGTCGAGACCGCCGATCGGCTCAGCGATTCCGAAGCGACCTCCGACCAGTACCTGCTGCTCGTGGGTGGGCTGCGGGCGCTCTCGCGCGGCGAACACGTGCCGCGCAGCATCCTCGATTCGTATCTGCTGCGGGTCATGGCGCTGTCGGGCTGGGCGCCGTCGCTCGAGGACTGCGCCCGCTGTGCCGCGCCCGGTCCGCACACGACCTTCGTCGCGCAGTTGGGCGGACTCATCTGCGCCGACTGCGCGCCCGCCGGCAGCCCTCGGGTGGCTGAGAAGACCCTGTCGCTGCTCCGCTCGCTGATGCGGGGGGAGTGGGACGTCATCGATGCCGCCCCGCACTCCGACACCGCCGCCGCATCGGGTCTGGTCGCCGCGTACGCTCAATGGCACCTGGAGCGCGGCATCCGCTCGCTCGCCCATGTGTCGGACATCCCTCGAGAAGGAGCACGGTGA